From Heteronotia binoei isolate CCM8104 ecotype False Entrance Well chromosome 17, APGP_CSIRO_Hbin_v1, whole genome shotgun sequence, one genomic window encodes:
- the LOC132585854 gene encoding phospholipase A2 inhibitor and Ly6/PLAUR domain-containing protein-like, which translates to MNCTDAGMICVHLEVNPFEGSGHGTYKGCIAPSSCTPLILTMSFTTDRQVRSNLACCSTSGCNDQLALSVPAASSLKNGVYCPACANQNKSLCEGQVDLPCTGAEETCISLEGVSIGKRDHNFSMRGCATPSACTLKKNDLVSFEGDVYTLTRNVTCGNRGSLDALPSLATIFFQVMVGLLFCPSLVEGTPS; encoded by the exons ATGAATTGTACAGACGCAGGGATGATATGTGTTCATCTAGAGGTCAACCCGTTTG AGGGAAGTGGCCATGGGACCTATAAAGGATGCATTGCCCCAAGCTCCTGTACACCGTTAATTCTCACAATGAGCTTCACAACTGACAGACAAGTCCGGAGCAACCTGGCCTGCTGCTCAACAAGTGGCTGTAATGACCAGCTGGCTCTAAGTG TGCCTGCAGCCAGTTCTCTGAAGAATGGAGTGTATTGTCCAGCCTGCGCAAACCAGAACAAGAGTTTATGTGAAGGCCAAGTTGACCTCCCCTGCACAGGAGCTGAAGAGACGTGCATCAGCCTCGAGGGAGTATCTATCG GGAAGCGGGATCACAACTTCTCTATGAGGGGCTGTGCTACGCCCAGCGCCTGTACCCTGAAGAAGAATGACCTTGTGTCCTTTGAAGGCGACGTCTACACGCTGACACGAAACGTGACTTGCGGAAACAGGGGAAGCCTAGATGCCCTTCCCTCTCTAGCCACCATCTTCTTCCAGGTCATGGTTGGGCTTCTCTTTTGTCCGAGTCTTGTGGAAGGCACCCCATCGTAA